The Sylvia atricapilla isolate bSylAtr1 chromosome 12, bSylAtr1.pri, whole genome shotgun sequence genome has a segment encoding these proteins:
- the NUDT21 gene encoding cleavage and polyadenylation specificity factor subunit 5: protein MREEFDKIGMRRTVEGVLIVHEHRLPHVLLLQLGTTFFKLPGGELNPGEDEVEGLKRLMTEILGRQDGVQQDWVIDDCIGNWWRPNFEPPQYPYIPAHITKPKEHKKLFLVQLQEKALFAVPKNYKLVAAPLFELYDNAPGYGPIISSLPQLLSRFNFIYN from the exons ATGAGAGAGGAGTTTGACAAGATTGGCATGAGGCGGACAGTGGAAGGAGTTCTGATTGTGCAtgagcacaggctgccccaTGTGCTGTTACTGCAGCTGGGTACAACTTTTTTCAAGCT ACCTGGTGGTGAACTGAATCCAGGAGAAGATGAAGTAGAAGGGCTCAAACGCTTAATGACAGAg ATACTGGGTCGTCAGGATGGTGTTCAGCAAGACTGGGTGATTGATGACTGCATTGGCAACTGGTGGAGACCAAACTTTGAACCTCCACAG TATCCATATATCCCAGCTCATATTACAAAGccaaaagaacacaaaaagctttttttggtCCAGCTTCAAGAAAAGG CTTTGTTTGCAGTCCCCAAAAATTACAAGCTGGTTGCTGCACCACTGTTTGAGCTCTATGACAATGCACCAGGATATGGACCCATTATTTCCAGCCTTCCTCAACTTTTGAGCAG GTTCAACTTTATTTACAACTGA